The following are from one region of the Juglans regia cultivar Chandler chromosome 10, Walnut 2.0, whole genome shotgun sequence genome:
- the LOC109010729 gene encoding cellulose synthase A catalytic subunit 4 [UDP-forming]-like, translating to MAANTMAGQVAGSHSTRNEHGHHVLNGGDEHDRRPPTRQYSVLKICRVCGDEIGYKENGELFVACHECGFPVCRPCYDYERSNGNQSCPQCNTRYKRHKGCPRVAGDEENYNDADDFEDEFQIKNGHDDSDRQQHVINHSENGNYNHQQRHSNGSIAGSVAGKDFEGEKEVYSNAEWKKRVEKWKVRQEKRGLASKDDGNNDQGDDQDDYLLAEARQPLWRKIPIPSSKISPYRIVIVLRLIILAFFLRFRILTPAYDAYPLWLISVICEIWFAFSWILDQFPKWYPITRETYLDRLSMRFEREGEPNRLTPVDVFVSTVDPLKEPPIITANTVLSILSVDYPVDKVSCYVSDDGASMLLFDALSETAEFARRWVPFCKKFSIEPRAPEFYFSEKIDYLKDKVLPSFVKERRAMKREYEEFKVRINALVAKAQKTPEEGWVMQDGTPWPGNNTRDHPGMIQVYLGSEGALDVEGKELPRLVYVSREKRPGYPHHKKAGAMNALVRVSAVLTNAPFMLNLDCDHYINNSKAVREAMCFLMDPQLGKKLCYVQFPQRFDGIDRHDRYANRNIVFFDINMKGLDGIQGPVYVGTGCVFNRQALYGYDPPVFEKRPKMTCDCWPSWCCCCCGGSRKSKSKNTGERSLLWGLYSKKKKMMGKSYMKKGSEPMFDLEDIEEGLEGYDEFEKSSLMSQKNFEKRFGQSPVFIASTLMEDGGLPEGTNQTVLIKEAIHVISCGYDEKTEWGKEIGWIYGSVTEDILTGFKMHCRGWKSVYCMPKRAAFKGSAPINLSDRLHQVLRWALGSVEIFLSRHCPLWYAYGGKLKWLERLAYINTIVYPFTSIPLLAYCTIPAVCLLTGKFIIPTLTNLASVWFMALFLSIIVTGVLELRWSGVSIEDWWRNEQFWVIGGVSAHLFAVFQGLLKVLAGVDTNFTVTSKAADDAEFGELYLFKWTTLLIPPTTLIILNMVGVVAGFSDAINNGYGSWGPLFGKLFFAFWVIVHLYPFLKGLMGRQNRTPTIVVLWSILLASIFSLIWVRIDPFLPKQTGPILKQCGVDC from the exons ATGGCCGCCAACACCATGGCTGGCCAAGTTGCAGGTTCTCACAGTACCCGAAATGAACACGGCCATCATGTTTTGAATGGTGGGGACGAG CACGACCGCCGGCCTCCAACTCGTCAGTACTCTGTCTTGAAAATTTGTCGGGTTTGTGGCGATGAGATTGGATACAAGGAAAATGGTGAGTTGTTTGTAGCGTGTCATGAATGCGGGTTCCCAGTTTGTCGGCCTTGTTATGACTACGAGAGGAGTAATGGGAACCAGAGCTGTCCTCAGTGCAACACCCGCTATAAGCGTCATAAGG GATGTCCTAGAGTTGCTGGAGACGAGGAAAACTATAATGATGCAGACGATTTTGAGGATGAGTTTCAGATTAAGAATGGCCATGATGACTCCGATAGGCAGCAACATGTCATCAACCATTCG GAAAATGGCAATTACAATCACCAGCAGCGGCATTCTAATGGTTCTATTGCAGGAAGTG TTGCTGGTAAGGATTTTGAAGGAGAGAAAGAGGTGTATAGTAATGCAGAATGGAAAAAAAGAGTAGAGAAGTGGAAAGTCAGGCAAGAAAAGAGAGGTTTAGCAAGCAAAGATGATGGAAATAATGATCAAGGAGATGATCAAGATGACTACCT TTTGGCTGAAGCCAGGCAACCATTGTGGAGAAAAATACCAATCCCCTCCAGCAAAATCAGTCCATATCGCATAGTCATTGTTCTCCGGCTCATCATTCTTGCTTTCTTCCTCCGCTTCCGAATCTTAACTCCAGCATATGATGCTTATCCCTTGTGGCTCATATCTGTAATTTGCGAGATATGGTTTGCATTCTCTTGGATACTTGATCAATTCCCGAAATGGTATCCCATCACCCGAGAAACTTACTTGGACCGCTTGTCCATGAGGTTTGAGCGTGAGGGAGAACCAAACCGTTTAACCCCAGTTGATGTCTTTGTCAGTACAGTTGACCCTTTGAAGGAACCACCAATCATAACTGCGAACACTGTTCTTTCCATCCTGTCTGTTGATTACCCTGTTGATAAGGTGAGCTGTTATGTATCGGACGATGGTGCATCGATGCTGCTTTTTGATGCACTTTCAGAAACTGCCGAGTTTGCGAGAAGATGGGTGCCATTTTGCAAGAAATTTAGTATTGAGCCAAGGGCCCCAGAGTTCTACTTCTCTGAGAAGATTGACTACTTGAAAGACAAGGTGCTGCCCAGCTTTGTAAAGGAGCGCAGAGCCATGAAA AGAGAGTATGAAGAATTCAAAGTAAGGATTAATGCGTTGGTGGCAAAGGCTCAGAAAACACCAGAAGAAGGATGGGTGATGCAAGACGGTACCCCTTGGCCAGGAAACAACACCCGTGATCATCCTGGCATGATTCAG GTATATCTTGGAAGTGAGGGTGCACTAGATGTGGAAGGTAAGGAATTGCCACGGCTAGTGTATGTTTCACGTGAGAAACGGCCCGGATATCCACACCACAAGAAAGCCGGTGCCATGAATGCCCTG GTTCGAGTTTCTGCTGTACTTACCAATGCACCTTTCATGTTGAATCTGGATTGTGACCACTACATCAACAATAGCAAGGCTGTAAGGGAAGCCATGTGCTTTTTGATGGACCCCCAGCTCGGAAAGAAACTCTGCTATGTCCAATTTCCTCAAAGATTTGATGGCATTGATCGTCACGACAGATATGCTAATCGAAACATTGTGTTCTTTGAT ATCAACATGAAAGGCTTAGATGGCATCCAAGGCCCTGTTTATGTTGGCACTGGATGTGTATTCAACAGGCAGGCATTGTACGGCTATGATCCACCGGTGTTTGAGAAGCGGCCAAAGATGACATGTGACTGTTGGCCTTCATGGTGCTGCTGCTGTTGTGGTGGTTCCAGGAAGTCAAAGTCCAAGAATACAGGTGAAAGAAGCCTGCTTTGGGGACTCTAcagcaagaagaaaaaaatgatgggGAAGAGCTACATGAAGAAAGGGTCTGAACCTATGTTTGATCTTGAAGATATTGAAGAAGGGCTTGAAGGGTATGATGAGTTTGAGAAATCATCGCTCATGTCACAAAAGAATTTTGAGAAACGGTTCGGACAATCTCCGGTTTTTATTGCTTCCACTCTTATGGAAGATGGTGGCCTTCCTGAAGGGACTAATCAAACTGTGCTTATTAAGGAGGCCATTCATGTTATCAGTTGTGGCTATGATGAGAAAACTGAATGGGGAAAAGAG ATTGGGTGGATATATGGTTCGGTTACGGAAGATATCTTGACAGGCTTCAAGATGCACTGCAGAGGATGGAAGTCTGTGTACTGCATGCCAAAGAGAGCAGCTTTCAAGGGATCAGCTCCAATTAATCTATCAGATCGTTTACACCAAGTTCTGAGGTGGGCTCTCGGCTCGGTTGAAATTTTCCTTAGTCGCCACTGCCCACTATGGTATGCTTATGGAGGAAAGTTGAAATGGCTGGAGAGACTGGCTTACATTAACACCATTGTTTACCCTTTCACTTCCATCCCTCTGCTTGCATACTGCACCATTCCAGCCGTCTGTCTTCTAACCGGAAAATTCATCATACCCACT CTGACAAACCTTGCTAGCGTATGGTTCATGgctctcttcctctccatcaTAGTAACCGGAGTGCTTGAGCTCAGATGGAGTGGTGTTAGCATCGAGGACTGGTGGCGCAATGAGCAATTTTGGGTGATCGGCGGCGTATCAGCACACCTTTTTGCCGTCTTTCAAGGCCTCCTCAAGGTTCTTGCTGGAGTGGACACCAACTTCACAGTGACATCAAAGGCAGCCGATGATGCTGAGTTTGGGGAGCTCTACCTCTTCAAGTGGACCACTCTTCTCATCCCACCAACCACTCTTATAATCTTGAACATGGTGGGAGTTGTGGCCGGATTTTCCGATGCCATTAACAATGGCTATGGCTCATGGGGTCCATTATTTGGGAAGCTGTTTTTTGCCTTCTGGGTCATTGTTCATCTCTATCCTTTCCTCAAAGGTTTAATGGGAAGGCAAAACAGGACTCCCACCATTGTAGTTCTTTGGTCCATACTTCTTGCTTCAATTTTCTCACTGATTTGGGTTAGAATTGATCCTTTCTTGCCTAAGCAAACTGGACCAATCCTCAAACAATGTGGAGTGGACTGTTAG
- the LOC118349718 gene encoding uncharacterized protein LOC118349718, protein MEPRTEAYGNLPKQATKKFQAGWSSSSAQTHDCPTDVIEDETQREFKNKLVSTTDSSSSFGKPSLGQPLCFCEIEAQLRYSSTIKNPGRPFLGCPNYNTKGLPYCKYFKWVEEDQYKKSDLRETHNELLRAKKELEKILDDIEKSKIDLRKRADEIEMREMTLSNRNEEVVKKELAVLVREAQIRHSRTLLRVYWAAAFVVACYLSCK, encoded by the exons ATGGAACCCCGAACGGAAGCGTACGGGAACCTTCCCAAGCAAGCAACGAAAAAGTTTCAAGCAGGGTGGTCATCTTCTTCTGCTCAAACACACGACTGCCCCACCGACGTCATAGAAGACGAAACACAAAGGGAG TTTAAGAATAAGCTGGTTTCCACCACggactcttcttcatcttttggtAAACCAAGTCTGGGTCAACCATTATGCTTCTGTGAAATTGAAGCCCAACTAAGATACTCATCTACTATAAAAAATCCAGGACGACCTTTCTTAGGGTGTCCTAACTACAACACAAAG ggattaccatattgtaaGTATTTCAAGTGGGTTGAGGAGGATCAATACAAAAAGTCCGATCTAAGAGAAACTCACAATGAACTGTTAAGAGCCAAGAAAGAGCTGGAGAAGATACTCGATGATATCGAAAAGAGCAAAATTGATCTCCGTAAGAGAGCGGATGagatcgagatgagagagatgacGCTATCCAATAGAAatgaggaggttgtgaagaaGGAGTTGGCGGTTCTTGTACGCGAAGCGCAAATAAGACACTCACGCACACTACTCCGAGTGTATTGGGCTGCCGCATTTGTTGTAGCATGTTACTTGTCTTGCAAATAG